One window of Novipirellula aureliae genomic DNA carries:
- the truB gene encoding tRNA pseudouridine(55) synthase TruB, translating to MFGFINCNKPAGMTSRDVVNIVANRIRPHKAGHAGTLDPLAEGVLVIGVGRASRLVEYVQECEKQYRATFRFGVSSASGDLEQPLVEHPSDPQPCISALEKSAAALTGEIEQVPSAFSAIWVDGKRAYERVRRGEKVEIPKRRVMIHSLRILRYEYPLIELDIVCGSGTYVRSLGIDLAKSVSANAVMTHLRRTRIGPFRIEDAVAAERLKVPPLDRFVEPATKGVEHLPVMRLDREQAWRIGNGLSVQMETTPPLDPASGKIAAAIAADGSLRAIVRGKTKAGNTAWYPEKGFSVNQPR from the coding sequence ATGTTCGGTTTTATCAATTGCAACAAACCGGCTGGTATGACTAGCCGTGATGTGGTCAACATTGTGGCCAATCGTATCCGTCCGCATAAAGCGGGACACGCGGGTACGCTCGATCCGTTAGCCGAGGGGGTCTTGGTGATCGGGGTTGGACGCGCGTCTCGATTGGTCGAGTACGTTCAGGAGTGTGAAAAACAATATCGGGCGACATTCCGTTTTGGCGTGTCGAGTGCATCGGGCGACTTGGAGCAACCGCTTGTCGAGCATCCCTCCGATCCGCAACCTTGCATCAGCGCACTCGAAAAATCGGCGGCTGCGTTGACCGGCGAGATTGAGCAAGTTCCCTCTGCATTTTCAGCCATTTGGGTTGATGGAAAGCGCGCGTATGAGCGAGTTCGTCGTGGTGAAAAAGTCGAAATTCCGAAGCGTCGTGTGATGATTCATTCGTTAAGAATTCTTCGCTATGAGTATCCGCTGATCGAACTCGATATTGTTTGTGGGTCGGGAACTTACGTTCGATCGTTAGGAATCGATTTAGCTAAGTCCGTTTCGGCTAACGCTGTGATGACACATTTGCGCCGTACCCGAATCGGTCCATTTCGAATCGAAGACGCGGTGGCTGCGGAACGCTTGAAAGTGCCGCCATTAGACCGATTTGTCGAACCCGCGACCAAAGGTGTCGAGCATTTGCCTGTCATGCGGCTTGACCGTGAACAAGCTTGGCGAATTGGTAATGGTTTGTCCGTTCAAATGGAGACGACGCCCCCACTCGATCCCGCGTCGGGAAAGATCGCTGCTGCCATTGCCGCCGATGGATCGTTACGAGCGATCGTTCGCGGGAAAACCAAGGCTGGAAATACGGCCTGGTATCCCGAAAAAGGTTTTTCGGTCAACCAGCCAAGATAA
- the mog gene encoding molybdopterin adenylyltransferase translates to MNQIKIGIVTVSDRASRGEYVDRGGPAILDYLHDVLMSPFEPLSRLIADEQSRIEQVLIELCDQEKCCFVVTTGGTGPTRRDITPEATEVVCDKMMPGFGEQMRKASLEIVPTAILSRQTAGIRGSSLILNLPGKPAAISDCLEAVFPAIPYCIDLIGGPSLRTREARLVAFRPKSS, encoded by the coding sequence GTGAATCAAATAAAAATCGGAATTGTCACCGTCTCAGACCGGGCCAGTCGGGGGGAGTATGTCGATCGGGGTGGTCCGGCGATTCTTGATTATCTCCACGATGTGTTGATGAGTCCCTTTGAACCGCTTTCTCGCTTGATCGCAGACGAACAATCGCGAATCGAACAAGTATTGATCGAGCTTTGCGACCAGGAAAAATGCTGTTTTGTCGTGACCACGGGGGGGACGGGGCCGACCCGACGCGACATCACCCCGGAAGCCACCGAGGTGGTGTGCGACAAAATGATGCCCGGTTTCGGTGAACAGATGCGTAAAGCGTCGCTGGAGATCGTGCCTACCGCAATACTATCTCGACAAACGGCGGGCATTCGAGGTTCGAGCTTGATTTTGAATTTACCTGGAAAACCGGCAGCAATTTCGGATTGTTTGGAAGCCGTTTTTCCGGCGATTCCCTACTGTATCGATTTGATCGGAGGGCCATCGCTGAGGACTCGCGAAGCAAGGTTGGTGGCGTTTCGGCCCAAGAGTTCGTGA
- a CDS encoding YqgE/AlgH family protein, whose product MMDTLTGNLLVASSLVTDPLLSRGVCLLVHDDEDAVIGVMLNRPMQPNPAALMAMLDSVSEMSESGGPDSPPDSKPPQKSTNRFVPTPTPTSKHHKMTPARDQVSPSDFVHFGGPLSGPVVAIHQLSEFAEAETGKGIYVAAQKQHLEGLVKNRPGPYRLIIGHLGWEPSKLADELEAGLWHVVPATAQIVFEDSEQMWPQLIRHATSRSLANWIGIKDYPANPELN is encoded by the coding sequence ATGATGGACACTTTGACTGGAAACCTGTTAGTTGCTTCTTCTTTGGTGACAGATCCGTTGTTGTCGCGTGGTGTTTGCTTACTCGTTCATGATGACGAGGACGCCGTGATTGGCGTCATGTTGAACCGCCCGATGCAACCCAATCCTGCTGCCTTGATGGCGATGCTCGATTCCGTTTCTGAAATGTCGGAATCTGGCGGTCCTGATTCACCACCCGATTCAAAACCGCCGCAAAAGTCGACCAATCGATTCGTGCCGACCCCGACTCCGACCAGCAAGCATCACAAAATGACGCCTGCGCGGGATCAGGTATCACCGTCCGATTTTGTCCATTTTGGAGGCCCGCTGAGCGGTCCCGTGGTAGCGATCCATCAACTGAGTGAGTTTGCGGAAGCGGAAACAGGCAAAGGGATTTATGTTGCGGCTCAAAAGCAACACCTTGAGGGTCTCGTAAAAAATCGGCCTGGACCTTACCGATTGATCATTGGCCATCTAGGATGGGAGCCGAGTAAGTTGGCGGATGAGTTGGAGGCAGGTCTTTGGCATGTCGTTCCCGCAACCGCACAAATCGTCTTTGAAGATTCCGAGCAGATGTGGCCACAATTGATCCGGCATGCGACCTCGCGGTCTTTGGCCAATTGGATCGGAATCAAAGACTATCCTGCAAATCCTGAATTAAACTAG
- a CDS encoding cold-shock protein, translating to MGRHDDDDEKKIPYRIQKRRLGTIRYVNPDGEFGFIEAEDFREDVFFHRTVWEGWGTQRDVPVMPPQEYMWVEFELDDDKFEQDKKLRAKSVRLSRRPEGKKLSGRDAPHLVIKHHPNARKKRPTWRG from the coding sequence ATGGGCCGACACGACGATGATGACGAAAAGAAGATTCCTTATCGGATCCAAAAAAGACGACTTGGAACGATTCGTTACGTCAATCCAGACGGTGAGTTTGGCTTTATCGAAGCAGAGGATTTTCGCGAAGACGTCTTCTTTCACCGCACCGTGTGGGAAGGCTGGGGCACGCAGAGAGACGTCCCTGTCATGCCGCCCCAAGAGTACATGTGGGTCGAGTTCGAATTGGATGATGACAAGTTCGAGCAAGACAAGAAGCTACGAGCGAAATCAGTGCGTCTGAGTCGCCGCCCCGAAGGCAAGAAATTGTCGGGCCGCGACGCACCCCACTTGGTGATTAAGCATCACCCAAACGCTCGCAAAAAACGACCGACTTGGCGCGGCTAA
- a CDS encoding DUF480 domain-containing protein, with protein sequence MNDETASDKPTPVPLSRDARRVLGVLVEKAKTTPDNYPLSVSGIISGSNQKSNRSPQMQLDEDDVLTALDELKKVGAAREIQGSGRVTKYRHAAYEWLDVDSPGAAVMTELLLRGPQTLGEIRTRASRMYALDDLKVTQEVVDLLIEKDLVEPLSPPGRGQTFAHKLYTPEERMYLEAKLEKQAAAQPQAPTSTRASKSSDSAVDALIARLDTVSERIDALEERIKELESSR encoded by the coding sequence ATGAACGATGAAACCGCTTCGGATAAGCCAACACCTGTTCCCCTTTCGCGAGATGCTCGACGAGTGTTGGGCGTTTTGGTCGAAAAAGCGAAAACCACACCTGACAATTATCCCCTGAGTGTGTCAGGAATCATTAGCGGTTCGAACCAAAAGTCAAATCGATCGCCTCAAATGCAACTGGACGAAGACGATGTTTTGACGGCGCTCGACGAACTCAAAAAAGTCGGAGCGGCAAGGGAAATTCAAGGAAGCGGACGAGTAACCAAGTACCGTCATGCCGCTTACGAGTGGTTGGACGTCGATAGCCCAGGAGCGGCCGTGATGACCGAGTTGCTTCTGCGCGGACCACAAACACTAGGCGAAATTCGCACTCGGGCATCACGTATGTATGCTCTGGACGACTTGAAAGTGACCCAAGAGGTCGTCGACCTTTTGATCGAAAAAGATCTTGTGGAGCCATTGTCGCCACCCGGTCGCGGCCAAACCTTTGCGCATAAGTTGTACACGCCCGAAGAACGAATGTACTTGGAGGCGAAACTGGAAAAGCAAGCCGCAGCTCAGCCCCAGGCTCCAACTTCAACGAGAGCGTCCAAATCGAGTGACAGTGCCGTGGATGCCTTGATCGCTCGACTCGACACGGTTAGTGAACGAATCGACGCATTGGAGGAGCGGATCAAGGAATTGGAGTCGTCGCGGTAG